One window from the genome of Pelodictyon luteolum DSM 273 encodes:
- a CDS encoding type II secretion pathway component PulD-like protein — translation MPVFTSGLIRAVLAIILLQSVLVTAGPVYAGKKKSETRELAGKGITELQSGDFIKANEYFNRALKLDPTSSQLNFLNALTYHARTGSEGVQNYDLADEGYQIAIRHDDTNWLYYYTYGLSRLDRKQYSSATQLLADAVLLNDREPDLLYALVYAAYYASDLSSANAAMYRLSALEPESRRVKAAKILLAAASGDNISASKELSSYERLFPDDDSLRNLKIRAGEWNHMIEYIRSNPDSMSEGQNPGAASMEENLPMPDMVIIDAVILRNEDEITHSKGVNLLNGLSLQFGNSSNPAISFNRAYSSSWTHNPDGTDDTIAKSITNTITGIISVPALTYSMNIFNMGSSKIDVIARPTLTGMLNIDSEFFSGNQIDAAVAGSADSSPISINKEIGVTMHVRPNEITRNKVKLHVEVSRSFLDTTDKDKITYQYMVTTSNTKVTTDVDIAFGETMILSGLYEREAVDTRDGVPILQDIPLLQYLFSKKTERLFQRSVIILLTPYINPKSYNFNTRATVVQDLKKNKSLIKLRKKHPDWYVDVDMTSDRILEHLQHNHFVKEFRSGDLIRYKMVNPANLDYRVGRGFGFLYY, via the coding sequence ATGCCTGTCTTTACATCCGGACTCATAAGGGCTGTACTGGCCATAATTCTTCTTCAGTCTGTTCTCGTAACAGCCGGTCCTGTTTACGCGGGAAAGAAAAAGTCTGAAACACGGGAGCTTGCCGGCAAGGGCATCACCGAACTCCAGTCCGGTGATTTCATCAAGGCCAACGAGTATTTCAACCGGGCCCTGAAGCTCGATCCCACGTCCTCGCAGCTGAACTTCCTCAACGCCCTGACCTACCACGCCCGCACCGGCAGCGAAGGCGTGCAGAACTACGATCTTGCCGACGAAGGCTACCAGATAGCCATCCGCCATGATGATACCAATTGGCTGTACTATTACACTTATGGCTTGAGCCGGCTTGATCGCAAGCAATACAGTTCAGCAACCCAGCTTCTTGCTGACGCAGTTTTACTTAATGACCGTGAACCGGATCTCCTATATGCATTAGTGTATGCCGCCTATTATGCATCTGATTTATCAAGTGCCAATGCTGCAATGTATCGACTAAGCGCTCTTGAGCCTGAAAGCCGAAGGGTAAAAGCAGCTAAAATACTGCTGGCAGCGGCATCCGGTGACAATATCAGTGCGAGTAAGGAACTATCCTCATATGAGCGCCTCTTCCCTGATGATGATTCCCTGCGAAATTTGAAAATCAGGGCAGGCGAGTGGAATCATATGATTGAGTATATCCGTAGTAATCCGGATTCCATGAGTGAGGGACAAAATCCCGGAGCCGCCTCAATGGAGGAAAATTTGCCTATGCCGGACATGGTAATCATTGATGCCGTGATCTTGCGGAATGAAGACGAGATAACTCATAGTAAAGGGGTCAACCTTCTTAATGGTCTCTCGCTTCAGTTCGGCAACTCATCAAACCCAGCAATCTCATTCAATAGGGCATATTCAAGTTCATGGACACATAATCCGGATGGTACAGACGATACCATAGCTAAAAGCATAACCAATACCATTACAGGCATTATTTCAGTGCCGGCACTGACCTATAGCATGAACATTTTCAATATGGGCAGTTCGAAGATTGATGTTATTGCCAGACCGACGCTCACCGGTATGCTGAATATTGACTCCGAATTCTTTTCTGGAAATCAGATTGATGCTGCAGTTGCTGGAAGCGCGGATTCAAGCCCAATATCCATCAACAAAGAAATCGGAGTTACCATGCATGTCCGACCCAATGAAATTACCCGCAACAAGGTAAAACTTCATGTCGAAGTATCCCGATCATTTCTTGATACAACGGATAAAGATAAAATCACTTATCAGTATATGGTCACCACATCAAATACCAAGGTGACAACTGATGTGGATATCGCATTCGGTGAAACCATGATTCTTAGCGGCCTATATGAGCGCGAAGCTGTAGATACGCGGGACGGCGTGCCAATTCTTCAAGACATCCCACTATTGCAGTACTTGTTCTCTAAAAAGACTGAGCGATTGTTTCAGCGCTCGGTCATCATTCTTTTGACTCCATACATCAACCCGAAGTCATACAATTTTAACACAAGGGCCACCGTCGTCCAAGATCTTAAAAAAAACAAGTCCCTAATAAAATTACGAAAGAAGCACCCGGACTGGTATGTCGATGTTGACATGACCAGCGACAGGATTTTGGAACATTTACAGCATAATCATTTTGTTAAAGAATTTCGTAGCGGTGATTTAATCCGGTATAAAATGGTCAATCCAGCAAATCTTGACTATAGGGTAGGAAGGGGTTTTGGGTTCCTGTATTACTGA
- a CDS encoding DUF4239 domain-containing protein, with amino-acid sequence MEDLMALMFAVLFGTAMFAVTGAFITRKFFGYKVLEKNNDVAGFIYGVLGVMYSVFLAFVIIDEWEIRRDAESNIQQEVNSLASVYRGLNLLENPQVTRIQSTIEEYFRVVANNEWPLMAEGKASVAAERQSIDIIQSIYHIEPRSRFEELWLVRIISDLDAFESARLSRIMSAKYTLNVFFWAVLVSGAILTIGFAWLFGTPNFLAQSIMMAFLGAVMAMLICIALSLDHPFKGIIPLDYDEFLNQSELIKGDG; translated from the coding sequence ATGGAGGATTTAATGGCTCTTATGTTTGCTGTTCTATTTGGAACGGCGATGTTTGCCGTTACCGGAGCATTCATCACTAGAAAGTTTTTCGGGTATAAAGTACTGGAGAAAAACAATGATGTAGCAGGCTTCATTTATGGCGTTCTGGGTGTGATGTACTCCGTTTTCCTTGCATTCGTAATCATTGACGAATGGGAAATTCGCCGTGATGCAGAATCAAACATTCAGCAAGAGGTCAACAGCCTTGCATCGGTGTATCGTGGCCTAAATCTCCTTGAAAATCCTCAGGTAACGCGAATTCAGAGCACCATAGAAGAATATTTCAGGGTTGTAGCAAATAATGAATGGCCCCTCATGGCTGAAGGAAAGGCAAGTGTTGCGGCAGAGAGGCAATCTATTGACATTATTCAGTCTATTTACCACATAGAGCCACGGTCAAGATTTGAAGAACTTTGGCTCGTGCGTATCATAAGCGATCTTGATGCATTTGAATCTGCACGCTTATCAAGAATAATGTCTGCAAAATATACCCTTAATGTTTTTTTCTGGGCAGTCTTGGTAAGTGGTGCCATTCTGACCATTGGATTTGCATGGTTGTTTGGCACCCCTAATTTTTTGGCGCAGTCAATCATGATGGCTTTTCTCGGCGCTGTGATGGCAATGCTGATCTGCATTGCCCTTTCCCTTGACCATCCATTCAAGGGAATCATACCTCTTGATTACGATGAGTTTCTCAACCAATCGGAATTAATCAAAGGGGATGGATAG
- a CDS encoding Vps62-related protein, producing the protein MLLFHWLIRSLPTRGIKVLFVSSMLVLVPVLSADGGGIHIRPIGVPLREPVIPHFIFDVISDPLTQDQVNKGNTNPSTWTNHDQFLAGATLAAKQYEAKGLVGPEIKTQHLIVRYSYHYDKQIWNDSGSGAYSNIAFWRPSVPPGWVRLGDYPEPGANYAGVAPYPPCLIVMWDDRFPQGDANGAYMKRPLRYDWSWDDSGSGGRYNGSFWLPVSPNGYSPVGFVCSGEAIDGNGHNVPTDMTLAYCVRNDLLTWTGSKWIGPLWTDEGSGARGQCSVMSWTQTPEGAAIDPGVVTSSFWNIQWTRHPNMAASGPGMIRLLRPEQAQSKAIAKATKIHATGLSQGIQAVVQTALKAHQDSLTLVTNQLHATIPSDPDKISRPAQISGNEKLIGGDTASQSIPAVTHSPSQFSATGSMLAGIGNSIGLDQLPGFNQIPLLKGVRVTDAEFTQGTIATGPEAGQPWMCLSGNVTVQTNRFGSVSGQVIALSRLYKKEGLRTGYVIKVPTTAVASKLPGLNSDPLNALHFSDAAVTFGQETHSWNVADLPVEVKTALQAYAPTGKELITFPKGENVWLVASVQSNSLLAAPFTVLNAAPAKVLFTAIFPEKPTDPFKLRATLQTKYKTTGFLPSGINLDMPDMEISTGSFNGVTLWSDLHLNLSKKLHVDLPARLDFPVGVNPLSGISVSGIIPGTWKDPMGLKGLSLSEMKISGTFGSLPNLGLAANMNLGQGWDLDLAGALSFTSPVALTGLRCDIPRDLSLGDLISLHGIIMKAAIPSAQIPSLATLKLPIDVVKITKPSFSIAEVDMPALNFRQGISFNGGLKLGTADLGSAYLWMLADKGLECTGWVSPFNVGPIKISGAGPDKRSGTPDDKPMLDLKYTPKSAFDVSQRCYLSGTASIPGVGLDAFVDIGKDNLKMNLDGMLAGVLDAQIVASGTQAVLTDVTKGGDMAFEGFLRTHAVQNIKNAVNNSIGGNSVVKKAIDFIGGGIDIRSVRVKGSLDGLSKGTLASGSVHAAAFGKAINIDFAQVSIADFNTSIASQIGARVITIAQDLITNPGAYFKALCDLSVELGGDVVKLFKMDPTQYYSQATQDIASVGIKAFDSAKQGAQFAQNTAKEAAKAAEGAAKKVEKVLSDIASGALKLLKSFF; encoded by the coding sequence ATGTTATTATTCCATTGGCTCATTAGGTCGTTGCCGACAAGGGGGATTAAGGTTCTTTTTGTTTCATCAATGTTAGTGCTGGTGCCTGTCTTAAGCGCAGATGGAGGTGGTATTCATATACGCCCCATTGGCGTCCCCCTGCGGGAACCGGTCATCCCACATTTCATTTTTGATGTTATATCTGATCCGCTGACTCAGGATCAGGTCAACAAGGGAAATACCAATCCGTCAACTTGGACGAATCATGACCAATTTCTAGCTGGTGCCACTCTTGCAGCCAAGCAATATGAAGCTAAAGGATTGGTTGGTCCGGAAATCAAGACACAGCATCTTATCGTCCGCTATTCATATCATTACGATAAGCAGATCTGGAATGACAGCGGAAGCGGTGCCTACAGCAACATTGCATTTTGGCGTCCATCGGTTCCTCCCGGGTGGGTAAGGCTCGGAGACTATCCGGAACCAGGGGCGAATTACGCCGGAGTTGCGCCATATCCCCCCTGTCTTATTGTCATGTGGGATGACCGGTTCCCGCAGGGGGACGCCAATGGAGCATATATGAAAAGGCCCTTGCGTTACGATTGGTCATGGGACGATTCAGGCTCTGGCGGTAGATATAATGGTTCATTTTGGCTCCCAGTTAGTCCGAATGGATACTCTCCCGTAGGTTTTGTTTGCTCAGGAGAAGCTATTGACGGGAATGGTCATAATGTCCCGACAGATATGACCTTGGCCTATTGCGTGAGAAACGATCTTTTGACCTGGACAGGATCCAAATGGATCGGTCCGCTTTGGACTGATGAGGGCTCTGGGGCAAGGGGGCAGTGCTCCGTGATGAGTTGGACCCAGACTCCTGAGGGAGCTGCGATTGACCCTGGTGTGGTGACGAGTTCATTCTGGAATATCCAGTGGACACGTCATCCCAATATGGCAGCATCCGGGCCAGGAATGATTCGTCTCTTAAGGCCAGAGCAGGCGCAATCGAAAGCGATTGCTAAGGCTACCAAAATTCATGCCACAGGTTTATCTCAAGGAATTCAAGCAGTAGTGCAGACAGCGCTCAAAGCGCATCAGGACTCTCTGACACTCGTTACAAACCAACTCCATGCAACGATCCCCTCTGATCCGGATAAGATCTCGCGTCCTGCCCAGATTAGTGGTAATGAAAAGCTGATAGGAGGAGATACGGCCAGCCAATCTATCCCTGCAGTAACCCATTCGCCAAGCCAGTTTTCAGCAACCGGCAGCATGCTGGCCGGCATCGGCAATTCCATTGGCCTTGACCAGCTTCCCGGATTTAATCAGATTCCATTGCTGAAGGGCGTTAGGGTCACTGATGCAGAGTTTACGCAGGGAACCATCGCCACAGGCCCAGAAGCAGGCCAGCCCTGGATGTGTCTCAGCGGAAATGTCACGGTACAAACCAATCGGTTCGGATCTGTCAGCGGTCAGGTGATCGCTCTCTCCAGGCTCTATAAAAAGGAAGGCTTGCGGACCGGTTATGTCATTAAAGTGCCAACAACGGCGGTAGCGTCAAAACTGCCCGGCTTAAACAGCGATCCTTTGAATGCGCTGCATTTTTCCGATGCTGCAGTTACCTTTGGTCAGGAGACTCATTCCTGGAATGTTGCCGATCTACCGGTAGAGGTCAAAACTGCATTGCAGGCATATGCTCCAACCGGAAAAGAACTCATCACCTTCCCGAAAGGAGAGAATGTCTGGCTTGTAGCATCAGTACAAAGCAACAGCCTGTTGGCAGCACCATTCACAGTGCTTAATGCAGCGCCTGCCAAAGTACTCTTTACAGCGATTTTCCCTGAAAAACCGACTGATCCGTTCAAACTCAGGGCAACCCTCCAGACTAAATACAAAACGACGGGCTTTCTTCCTTCCGGAATCAATCTGGATATGCCTGACATGGAAATCAGTACGGGTTCATTCAATGGTGTGACGCTGTGGTCCGACCTGCACCTGAACCTCTCAAAAAAACTGCATGTCGACCTGCCGGCCCGTCTTGATTTTCCGGTTGGCGTCAATCCGCTTTCGGGCATCAGCGTTTCAGGTATCATCCCTGGAACATGGAAAGACCCCATGGGCCTCAAGGGCTTGTCGCTGTCTGAGATGAAGATTTCCGGCACCTTCGGGTCACTGCCGAATCTTGGACTTGCTGCGAATATGAACCTCGGTCAAGGCTGGGATCTGGATTTAGCTGGTGCACTGTCCTTTACCTCACCGGTAGCGCTAACAGGTTTACGATGCGATATACCACGCGACCTCAGTCTTGGTGATCTGATTTCGCTGCATGGCATCATCATGAAAGCTGCCATACCATCAGCTCAAATTCCGAGTCTTGCGACGCTGAAGTTGCCAATAGATGTAGTTAAAATCACCAAGCCCTCGTTTTCGATTGCGGAAGTAGATATGCCTGCTCTCAACTTCAGGCAGGGGATAAGCTTTAACGGAGGCTTGAAGCTCGGGACAGCAGATCTGGGCTCTGCCTATTTATGGATGCTTGCCGATAAAGGCCTGGAATGCACGGGATGGGTCTCGCCGTTCAATGTCGGTCCCATAAAGATCAGTGGTGCCGGGCCGGACAAGCGCTCCGGGACTCCGGATGACAAACCGATGCTCGACTTGAAGTATACTCCAAAGTCGGCCTTTGATGTCTCACAGCGTTGCTACTTGAGCGGAACGGCTAGTATTCCGGGTGTTGGGCTTGATGCCTTTGTGGATATCGGGAAAGATAACTTGAAGATGAATCTTGATGGGATGCTGGCCGGAGTCCTTGATGCCCAGATTGTAGCATCGGGAACACAGGCCGTGCTTACAGATGTCACAAAGGGAGGGGATATGGCATTTGAAGGGTTCCTTCGTACCCACGCGGTCCAGAACATTAAGAATGCCGTGAACAATTCCATTGGAGGCAATAGTGTAGTAAAGAAAGCCATTGACTTTATCGGTGGAGGCATTGATATCCGATCGGTACGTGTCAAGGGATCACTTGATGGTCTTTCAAAAGGGACTCTGGCGAGCGGCTCTGTTCATGCTGCAGCATTCGGAAAAGCAATCAATATTGATTTTGCGCAGGTATCCATTGCCGATTTCAACACAAGCATAGCATCCCAAATTGGCGCTAGGGTCATCACTATTGCTCAAGACCTAATCACTAATCCTGGTGCATATTTTAAGGCACTTTGTGATCTGTCAGTTGAACTGGGGGGGGACGTCGTCAAGCTGTTCAAAATGGATCCCACGCAATATTACTCACAAGCGACACAGGACATAGCCAGTGTCGGTATTAAAGCTTTTGATTCGGCCAAGCAAGGAGCCCAGTTTGCGCAGAACACGGCCAAGGAAGCCGCAAAAGCTGCAGAAGGTGCTGCGAAAAAGGTTGAAAAGGTTCTGTCCGACATTGCTAGTGGAGCCTTGAAACTGCTCAAAAGCTTTTTTTGA
- a CDS encoding alpha/beta fold hydrolase — MPGIIADPVTVETKAGIIEYSLTGSNGPVVMVVHGGLGGYDQARVMAARWINENNFRILCPSRPGYLGTPLESGRSMEEQADLFASLLDHLGIEKVVVVSASAGGPPGYVFAMRHPERVSAMIAIDCVSGYYDLPEKVGPVAEALFLNSFGQKLTSMMEKISPASFLKQLFVTEAYYTKEQMKTHIDFAINTPSALEFVDAFMNTMYPYKPRKAGTDNDMAIYRTYTRLPLSGIQCPTLIIHGTHDADVKFYDGVYAYESIEGAERHWIEFGSHVGFWVSPGSAAAQKHAAAFLERHAG, encoded by the coding sequence ATGCCCGGGATCATTGCTGATCCGGTTACCGTCGAGACCAAGGCCGGTATAATTGAATATTCATTGACAGGATCGAATGGTCCGGTCGTCATGGTCGTGCATGGTGGCCTTGGAGGTTATGACCAGGCACGGGTCATGGCTGCACGATGGATTAATGAGAACAACTTTCGCATCCTGTGCCCGTCCCGCCCCGGTTACCTTGGCACTCCGCTTGAGAGTGGCCGGAGCATGGAAGAGCAGGCCGACCTCTTCGCTTCACTTCTGGACCATCTCGGGATCGAGAAGGTGGTTGTCGTCAGTGCATCTGCAGGAGGCCCTCCAGGCTATGTTTTCGCAATGCGCCATCCCGAACGGGTATCAGCCATGATTGCCATCGACTGTGTCAGTGGTTATTACGACCTTCCGGAAAAGGTCGGCCCGGTTGCCGAAGCGCTCTTTCTCAACAGCTTTGGTCAAAAGCTAACAAGCATGATGGAAAAGATCAGTCCGGCTTCATTCCTGAAGCAGCTGTTCGTTACCGAGGCGTATTACACCAAGGAGCAGATGAAAACGCATATCGACTTTGCCATCAATACTCCATCCGCCCTTGAATTCGTAGATGCCTTCATGAACACCATGTACCCGTACAAGCCCCGTAAGGCCGGAACGGATAATGATATGGCAATCTACAGGACCTATACCCGACTGCCATTGAGCGGCATACAATGCCCGACGCTCATCATCCATGGGACCCATGATGCCGATGTCAAGTTCTACGATGGTGTCTATGCATATGAAAGCATTGAGGGGGCAGAACGCCACTGGATTGAATTCGGATCGCATGTCGGATTCTGGGTCAGTCCAGGCTCTGCTGCTGCCCAGAAACATGCTGCAGCTTTTCTCGAACGCCATGCCGGCTGA
- a CDS encoding ABC transporter substrate-binding protein yields MHERQRSTGSLLFQAFSLMVVVALLSLAAYPSLLHAEPPLKKASLIPLWSPQAQFAGYYVALEKGLYRRYGVELSILNGGSGNSPVEALQSGRADYAVMWLTTALRHRDAGIRLVNISQVIQRSSMMLISRKSSRIDSLQGMNGKKVGLWDGDLSIPPLTLFSRRGITIRQVPLTNTVNLFLRGGIEVTSAMWYNEYHVILNSGVDADELNAVFLSEQGVNFPEDGIYGLEKTVKGDPALAAAIADASREGWQYAFDHPEEALDIVMKYMLRAHVPANRMHQKWMLNRMRDLIMPGTAFGKMPSGTLDRKDYHDAGNAMQRAGLIGGCPDYADFTWRHDAVQ; encoded by the coding sequence ATGCACGAACGCCAGCGATCAACAGGTTCCTTACTGTTCCAGGCATTCAGCCTGATGGTTGTTGTTGCGCTGCTTTCCCTTGCTGCATATCCTTCCCTGCTCCATGCAGAACCCCCGCTTAAAAAAGCTTCCCTCATTCCTCTCTGGAGCCCGCAGGCACAGTTTGCCGGGTATTATGTTGCCCTTGAAAAAGGGCTGTACCGCCGTTACGGGGTTGAACTGAGTATCCTGAACGGAGGCTCGGGCAATTCGCCAGTCGAGGCCCTCCAGAGCGGCAGGGCCGACTATGCGGTGATGTGGCTGACCACGGCGTTGCGGCATCGTGATGCAGGGATACGTCTTGTGAACATAAGTCAGGTTATCCAGCGCTCTTCGATGATGCTTATTTCCAGGAAATCCAGCAGGATTGATTCATTGCAGGGGATGAACGGAAAAAAGGTCGGACTGTGGGACGGAGATTTATCGATTCCACCACTGACGTTGTTTTCCCGCAGGGGCATTACGATCCGTCAGGTACCGCTAACAAATACGGTGAACCTGTTCCTGCGCGGGGGGATTGAGGTGACCTCGGCGATGTGGTACAACGAGTATCACGTGATCCTGAACTCAGGGGTGGACGCCGATGAACTCAATGCGGTCTTTCTGAGCGAACAGGGCGTGAACTTCCCGGAAGACGGGATTTACGGGCTTGAAAAGACCGTGAAGGGCGATCCTGCTTTGGCTGCAGCCATTGCGGATGCCTCACGGGAGGGGTGGCAGTACGCGTTCGATCATCCTGAAGAGGCACTTGATATTGTAATGAAATATATGCTTCGTGCTCATGTACCGGCAAACCGGATGCACCAGAAGTGGATGCTGAACCGGATGCGCGACCTTATCATGCCCGGTACGGCTTTCGGCAAAATGCCGTCCGGAACATTGGATCGGAAGGACTACCATGATGCAGGAAATGCCATGCAGCGTGCAGGGCTGATAGGGGGGTGTCCGGACTATGCCGATTTTACCTGGAGACATGATGCAGTTCAGTAA